In Buteo buteo chromosome 16, bButBut1.hap1.1, whole genome shotgun sequence, the DNA window GGGCCATGTATGCCAGCACCGGTACTGCCGCAGCCCAGCCCACCTTCGGGCACAGCATCGCTCCACCAGCACACAAAGACATCCCCagagctggggagcagagccacAGCCCCACATCTGCCCCCCATGCCCCTCTCCATGCCCAACGCACCCTTCCTCAAGGGAACCCACCCAGCGGGATGCCCAGTGCCCCACAGCCTCCACCTGCGTGGGGCCAGCGAAGCCCAGCCGTGGGGCCAGCCAAGTGCCACGCAGGGGGGTCCGGTCCCTGGGGCCCCGAGGTGCCTACCTGGGGGGCTGAGCGGTGGCGAGAGGAGCGCGAGGCCGGGCTGGCACTGACGAGGCTCAGAGTGCCCCTCCTAAAAGCTGTGGGGCCAGTGGCCAGGCCCCAAGGCCGGGGGTGGGCAGGATTGTGCCCCGCCTCTGTGGGGCTGGCAGTGGAGAGATAGCACCCCGCCTCTGTGGGGCTGGCAATGAAGACAAGGCCTGGGATGGAATGGGATGGAATGGGATGGgacgggatgggatgggacaggacGGTGGCACTGGGAACTCCCATGGCCACCAAACCACCACCATGAACCTTGACCCATTGGGACTCCACAGATACCCGTCACCCTGCTCCCCAGGGCCACCTTGACCCACAGGGACCTCAGAGACACCCATCATCCTTCTCCCCGGGACCACCCTGACCCACGGGGACCCCACAGACACCCCTGATGGACCCCATGGGTCCCCTCTCTGCTCACAGGGCTGCCCACTCCCACCCCAGTGCCGGCCACCTGAGCCCGCAGCTCACCCCGCACCCGGTCCCGCCTGCCGGCACCGGTTCCTCCTGCCCGGAACCGCAGCCCTCGCCTCCCCATCACCGACGCCAGCTCCCCACACGCCCGCTCCCCCACCCGACCTTAATTACCCCGCTTCGTAAACAGGAagggcagcagccctgccccacacaccctgccactgcGCCCCGGGCTCAGTCCCCATGGCCACACTCCCCGGCGAcccacagcagccccccaggGAAGGGGGAATAGTTTCCCCCCTGGCAGTACCCCAAATTGGCACCGTGAGCTTGGCCATGATGCCCAGAGCAGCCCCAAGAGCCAACCCTGGCTTTGAGGGGGGCACAGGCCTTCCCAAGCAGCCCCTGCCTCCACGGAGGATGCCACATGTCCATCAGAGAGACCCGCAAGGGACAGCAGTGGATCAGTACTGAGAATGGGCTCGTGGGGGGTACTGGGGTCCCCCACCCCAATTTGGGATGTGcctggggaggagatgctccacaCAGCCCCCGGGGATGGGGAAAATTGGGGGACCAGCTCTCCATCAGCATCACTGGAGCTTGAGCTGAGGGCAGCTGCAGACCCGGGGGTCGCACGGTGCTGGGGATGCAAATCAGCCCCGGGGGGGGATGACACACGCTGGGGGGGTTGTACCCCCAACCTGCCTCGCCGTCCACCATCGCTCGGGTTTGGGGTCACAGACCCGCACCCCTGGGAAGGGccctttcccccccacaccccggGGTGGCTCCTCTTGCCCAGGATGAAGGGGACCTCGAGGCAGGTGTTGCTCCCAGGGCCGCATCCTGCACCACTGCCGcagcccttcccagggctgtcccccGCCATGTTCCCCTCGTCCCATGGGAGCCACAACCTCATCGCCCTCCCATGTGGCACTGGCTGCTCCTTCACCGCATCTCAAGAATCCCCCGCTACCGGCTGGGCCGGATCCTGCCCCGGCTCCCGGTGACGAAGATTTTACCCTCGGCCCTGCCCAGAGatctccccaccctgccccggGGCACCGGCACTGCACGGCCATGGGCACCCCGCCATCTCCACGTGCCCGGATGCGGTCCCAGCCCCGAGTTTTGGGTGACAAGAGGACAAGCGTATGCCCCGCcaaccccccaaaccagcctCGCACCCCCAAAACGAGgtgtccccccacccagggCACCCTGCCACATCACCCGGGGCCGGGAAAGGGAAGCGAGAGCGGCAGGGCCCAGAGGACAGGCACCCAGTGCCACGGGTCACCCCGAGCTGGCAGCACCCACACCAGGGCCCggtgggggtactggggggggggacaggggtgctggggagcgGGGTGCTGTGCAGGGAGCGGAATGGGGGCCGTGTGGGTTGGGGTGGGTGCTGTGCAAGGCGGGGTGCAATGGGTGCTGTGCgggggggtgtcagggtgcTGTGTGAGGGGGTGTGCAATGGGTGCTgtgaagtgggggggggggtgtcagggtgcTGTGCGGGTTGGGGTGGGATGGGTGCTGTACGGGGGGGCGGTCAGGATGCTGAGGATAGGcgcagggtgggggggtggcgGCAGCGCAGgcggaccgggaccgggaccgggacccggggggggctgcgggacACGAGGGGTGCGGGACACGGTGGTGGGGGTGCGGgacccggggaggggggtgggggtgctggAGCGGCCCCTTTAAACCCCCGCACCCCCCCGGTCCTGCCCGCCCCGTCCCATCCGAAAGAGGAAGCATAGCccgctccgcccccccccccgcccgggctGGCCCGCACGGATCCAGTACCGgggagcagggggctggggaCCGGTGTGGGGGTGCTGGGCGCAGGGGTGCAAAGCACGTGGGTGCACGGTGTAGGGGTGCAGGGTACGAGGGTGCGAGGTgcgggggctgggggtgctgagCCCATGGGTGCAGCTGTGGGCGTACGAGACATGTGGGTAGAGGGTTTAGGGGTGCCAATAGtgtgtcccccaccccagccctgacACCATCTAGGCCCCCCCCCCTGCCCAGAGGCGGCGATGGAGAAAGACCCCAGCTGCTACCAGGATGCGGCCAAGATGGTGGCGGGTGATGGGTTGAGCGCCGAGGGGACGGAGACGCAGGTGAGGCCGAGGGGGGGGACCCGTGGGGGGCCAGGCCCGCGGTGGCCGTCCCCAGGGCTGACGGCTGGGGTCACCCGCAGCTGGACGATTTTGTGGGTGCTCACCCCGACTAcaacgaggaggaggaggagcagaagtACTATCGCCGCAAGCGCCTCGGCGTCGTCAAGAACGTGCTGGCCGCCAGCCTGGCCGGCACGCTCACCTACGGTGTCTACCTGGGTACGGCCTTGCCCCTctctggggacccccccaccacGGTGTAGggggctcagggcagggggTGACGGCTGCtggaaccccccccccaggcctcCTGCAAATGCAGCTGATCCTGCACTATGATGAGACCTACCGGGAGGTGAAGTACAGCAACATACAACTGGAGGACATCGACCGCAAGGTGCTGATGGGCATCAACGTCACCCCCATCGCGGCGCTGCTCTACACGCCCGTCCTCATCAGGTACGGTGCCGCCTGCACTCCCCGCCGGCACACCGGCACGGGGGCCCACACTTCTCCCTCCTCGCCCCGGCAGGTTTTTCGGCACCAAGTGGGCCATGTTTCTGGCGGTGGGCATCTACGCCCTCTTCGTCTCCAGCAACTATTGGGAGCGCTACTACACGCTGGTGCCCTCCGCTGTGGCCATCGGGGTCGCCATCGTTCCCCTCTGGGCTTCCATGGGCAACTACATCACGCGGtaggcagcggcggggggcggACAGGGTGGGTAGGGGGACCGGGGAGCACCAGCTGACCCACCATGCCTTGCAGGATGGCCCAGAAGTACTACGAGTACGTCAACTACAAGGAGGAGCACGTGCAAGAGCAGCAGCGGGCACCACGGGGTGCCTGCAACACCTACATCATCATCTTCCAGACCATCTTCTACACCTGCTTCCACGTGAGTGCCGGCAAGGCGCGCAGTGTGGGCAGGGGGCCACGCCGGGCAGCCCGGCACTGAGCATCCCCCCCTCTATGTCTTGCAGCTAAGCTTTGTCTGCGCTCAGATGCCCATGCTCTTCTTCCTCAACAATTACCTCTACCAGCTCAACCACACGCTCTTCGGGGTCAAGCACTGCGGTGAGCGCATGGGCGCGGGATGGCACGGTGGTGGGTGGTGTGGTATGGCGCGGTGGCACGGGGACCACCCCGGTTGGGGCTGAGCCGTGGCATGTGTGCCGCCCTCCCCGGCAGGGACCCTGAGCCACGGCACGCTGCCCGGCTTCAACAAGACGGTGCTGCAGAGCCTGCCCCGCAGCATCAACCTCATCATTGTGGAGAGTGCCCTGATGGCAGCCGCCTTCCTCGCCATGCTGGTGGTGAGTGCCAGGGTGGGCAGGGGACAGGATGGAACGCCGGCAGTGCCTCACCCACGGTTGCGCGGCAGGTCCTGGTGCTCTGTGGCTCGGCGTATCGGCCCACGGAAGAGATTGACCTGCGCAGCATCGGCTGGGGGAACATCTTCCAGCTGCCCTTCAAGCACATGCGGGACTACCGCCTGCGCCATCTCTTCCCCTTGTTCATCTACAGCGGCTTCGAGGTGCTCTTCGTCTGCACCGGCTTCTCCTTGGTAGAGCCTGgggacggggcggggaggggggtgacAGAGCGCGGACAGCCCAACCGGGTGACGCTGAGCCTGTCCTCGCTGCAGAACTACGGCGTGTGtgccctggggctggagaaTCTGGCGTACCTTCTCATGGCCTACGGCTTCTCCGCCTCGGCTTGCTCCAGCCTGGCCCTCTGCATGCTGCGCCTGAGGCGGCAGATCCCGCTGCTGGCCGGAGCCCTCATTCACGCTGCCCTCCTGGTGACTCTCTTCTGCTGGGCACCCGAGCCCCGGCACCTGGTCCAGGCACCTCTGCTCTACTCCATAGCCGTGCTCTGGGGCATGGGGAGCGCCCTCAACAAGACTGGCATTAGCAGTGAGTACCAGGAAGGTCTCCGACACAGCCCCTCTTGTCCTCTGGCACGGCCAGGTTGTCCCCAGCTCCCCAACGCATCCTCTCCTCGTATCCCCCGGCACCGCAACCTGCTGGTCCCCAGCTCCTTGGACCCACTGACAAGGAGCGGGACAGGCCTACTGCGGCTGGATCCTGCTAACAGTGCGCTGAGAGGGGACACTGGAACGGGAGGGGGATGCTGACAGCTGGTCTCCTCTGGCGCAGTCCTCCTGGGCGTGCTGTACGAGGACAAGGAGCGCCAAGACTTCGTCTTCACCATCTACCACTGGTGGCAAGCTCTGGCGATCTTCACCGTCTACCTGTGGTCGGGGCTGCCCATGAAGGTGAGCGTGGCCGGGTGCCACCTCCGGTGCCTGCCAGGCTCGGGGGGGTGCAGTGCCACGCTAATCCCCTGCTATGCCCTCCTGCAGGCCAAGCTTTCCATCATGCTGCTGACGCTGGCGGTGGCAGTGGGGGCCTACCTCTGGATGGAGCACAAGGTCGCACAGCACGTGGCATACCGCCTGCCCCGCATCCCCCGCCCGCGCCACAAGATGCACGGCTACCGTTACTTGGAGGATGACGACTCCGACGAGACTGGCTCGGAGGGCGATGGTGGCAAGGACAACAATGACGAGCACCCAACGGAGGCCACCGGAGGGGAGGAACTGCCAAAAGATGATGGGGACCAGCTGGGTTAGAGACAGCCTGTCCTGCCCCACTGTGGtggtgccccccccgccccggctctcTGAACCTGAAGGTCCACAGCCCTCCCTGAAGCTGCCCAAACCTCCCGAGCGGGCCCAAACTTCCACACACTCCCCTCAGGCTAGGCTTACAGCCCCCCCAGGCAGACCCTCAGACCACCAGGCCAGACCTGCAGCCCCCCTGGCCAGGCTTGCAGACCCCCCCAGGCAGACCCACAGCCCCTAGGCAGGCCTGCAGGCCCTCAGGCCAgacccacagcccccccaggcagacccacaccccccccaggccaGGCCCACAGCCCCTAGGCGGGCCTGCAGCCCCTCAAACCAgacccacagcccccccaggcCAGGCCCATAGCCCCTAGGCGGGCCTGCAGCCCCTCAAGCCAGacccgcagcccccccaggcCAGGCCCACAGCCCCTAGGTGGGCCTGCAGCCCCCAGGCCAGGCCCACagcccccccgccaccccctgAGGTACTACATCCAAGCCGGCCCGGTTCCCCTTTGCACCTTTACGGCTCAATAAAAGCTCTCCCGCCCGCCGCCTACCGCGCCCGCTGCCGCCGTACATCCGCCTTCGCGTCGTCGCGGCTTCGCCGCCCTCCATGAGGGGAAGCGAGGACCAGGGGACGCcctgggcgggcgggcgggggactacagctcccggcgTGCACCGCGCTCCCGCGCGGTGCAcgccgggagctgtagtcccCCGCCCTGGGCCGACTCCTTGCCCCGCCTCCCCCGGCGGACTCCCTTACCCACAATTCCCCggggaagcagggagggaggggcgCGCGGTGGGCGGAGGGGCGGGTCACGTGCGCGCGGCGCCTGCGCGCTGCCGGCTGTTGTTgtggcggcggcgcggcccgcgGCTCCCCCCCGGCCGGTAGCGATGAGCGACAACGATGACATCGAGGTGGAGAGCGACGTGAGTCGGTCCCCGTTACCGGGACaaccccccccacacctcccagCGACGCTCCCCCTCCCCCGGTACCCGTCGGGGAAGGGGTAGCTGtggcggagcggcggggggggggggtgggtaaCGTTTggtttctctcttcccttccatCACGGCCCCGTTTcccggtgtccccccccacacacacacccccctccttccttttcctcttcctcctcctccccgccggtCCGGTTCCCTCAGGAGGAGCAGCCGAGGTTTCAGTCCGCGGTACGTCCCTGCCGCCCCCCCGGTACCGGGAGCACGTGGGGGCgaggggggcagggaaggggggggggggggggggacttGTGGGGCTGCGTCACTGGAGGGGGATGTGTGGTTTTTGGGGGTGtcctgtggggctggggcttggggaggggacgtttgtggggctggggctcgggggggggggactgggggggtggggctttgggggggaactggggggctggggtttttttttgggggggggacctGTGGGTCTTGGGTCTCTTGGAGGGGGGGAAATCTGGGGGGCTGGGGCTTGGGAGAGGGACGCAGGTGTGGGGCTGTGTATCTTAAGGGGGGGGAATACCTTGGGGGGGGGCATGGAGTCagaggtttttggggggggtgatGTGGGGCTTATGTCtcttgggggggctgggggatgtggggtggagggtttggggtgTAATATATAAGGCTTGGGTCTCTCGAGGGGcgtgtgtttgggggggggatctgtggggctggggctcttcgggggagggggagtgtggggctggggcttttgggggggaagtgggggtgTCTCTCTTGGGGGGGGCGTTATGTGTGGGGCTGCATCTCTTGGGGCAGGAGATGTGGGGGTCGTGTCTTTTGGGGGCATCTGGAGCTGTCTCTCTGGGGAGGCtgtctcgggggggggggggcgtgtggGCCCGAATTTTGGGGGTGTATGACACTGGGGGTTGTGCTTTTGGGGGGGACGCATTGGGTTGTGTCTCTTGGCAGAGAGCAGATAGGGGGACCCGTGTCTGgttgtttttgggggggggggcatgtcTCAGGGGGTGCAAGACAGAGTCGCAAGGTGCTCCTGGCCCTTGGGGCTGTGCTGTCCCCCACTCTGCACCCCAGCTctgtgtcgtgtccccccctgcccccctcccggTGGGTGCTCAGGGCTGCCCCGGCAGCAGGAAGCTGCCCACGGGCTCCGACGggccagggaggggggaaacCGAAAGCAACGGGAGCCACCTCCTCCCACGCCCTCACCCTGCGCCGCGGTGGAGCCGGAGGTGTCGCGGCCGCCATGCCGCCCGGCCGAGGAGGGCTCGGGGGTTCGGCCGAGCTCCCGCACCGGCTCCAGGCACTTCATCCAAAGCTGCCAGCgagggatttttttgggggtgaAGGTCGGCAGCCCGGCTTCTCCTGCCTTGGCCTCTCCACCAGGCGAAGCGGGGCAGCTGCCGAAAGGCTAACGAGGCTTTTTCACGTTGACTTCTGGGAGCCGGTGGGCTGTCCTGCAGCACCCATAGGAGAGGGGAGCAGGTCACGGTTTCCCCCGTGGTGCCGCCCCCTCAGgctcccctttcctttccctctcagGCCGACAAACGGGCTCATCACAACGCGCTGGAGCGCAAGCGCAGGGACCACATCAAGGACAGCTTCCACAGCCTGCGGGACTCCGTCCCCTCCCTCCAAGGAGAGAAGGTGAGTTTATGGAGCGTGGTGGGGTCCCGGCCCACGGCACCGAGGCTGGACAGGGATTTCCACGGCACCGACGAGAAGCCACGTCAGCTGGGCTGAGCCATGGTTCCTTGCCCGCGGGGCCTGCCGAGTGGCATTCCTGGGGGCAGATCGTGCACCCCGGCCCAGCCCTGGCCTCCGGCACCGCCTGGTTTTTTGGGAAGGCGGAGGGGGCGAATCCGCCTCGGGTGGCTGGATCTTCCAGGCTCGGCCacagggcagctctgcccgtTGGGGATAGGGGTGCTTTGCCTGGCGGCGGTGGGGCTGTCGGCACCCTCGTGCGCGACAGTGGCTTCTTGTTTCGGGATGCCGCAGTGGGGGACATTTTGGCTGGGGCCGGTGCTCTCGGTCCAAGCCAAGCACCGTCAGCGGGGTCCAGAAATGAGCCCTCCCGTTGGCAGCGAGGCTCTGCCCCACCGTGGGGGTCCCCGGTTGGGTCCCCGGAGAAGACGAGAGTTGGGCTTTGGTTTTCCCAGTGAcatcagcacagcagagcaacGGCAAAATCCTTTCTGCTGCGCTGcgggtgggatggggcagatGAAACCCTGCCGGTTctgcccccccacacacccGGGCTAGGTCTTTATCTTGCCTCTGTCTTTTCCCACTATTGCAACAGGCATCCCGGGCCCAAATCCTGGACAAAGCCACAGAGTACATCCAGTACATGCGCCGGAAAAACCACACGCACCAGCAGGACATCGATGACCTCAAGCGGCAGAACGCTCTCCTGGAGCAGCAAGGTGAGGGGGTCCCGCGGGAGCCgggctcggggaggggggggtgacACGCGTGCCGGAGCCCCCGGGGGGGGTGACGCGGTGGCCCTGCCTTGCAGTGCGTGCGCTGGAGAAGGCCCGGTCGAGCGCCCAGCTGCAGGCTAACTACCCCTCGACGGACAACAGCCTCTACACCAACCCCAAGGGCAGCACCATCTCCGCCTTCGACGGCGGCTCCGACTCCAGCTCCGATTCGGAGCCCGACGAGCCGCAGAGCAGGAAGAAGCTGCGCATGGAGGCCAGTTAGgcccccccgcggccccccgcTCGCCCGCCGGCTGCGTAAGgactctctcccttctctcgTAGAGGCTCTCGGACTGCAGcttcccagccctccccggcCCTTTTCCCCGCTCTAACCGCAACGGCCCCGGGAGGAGCCGGCCGGGCAGGGCCTCGCAGCGCCCGCCCGACAGACTTGGGGGGGGATGCGGGGGCCGCGAGGAGAcgtccccgccgccctcccACAACTAGCGAGCCCCTCTCCCCTCTGATTTTATATGAGCATTTCTATTTATACCCGGGGACCACGGCAGTCCTGAGCTGAAGGGTGAGGCTGTGCAGGTGCCGGGCagcaccctccccccccccccccccaaaaggctGGGCCCCGCAGGGAGCTGCAcctggcccccccccgccccccggcaaGCGCTGGGGGTCTCGCTATTTATTTTCTGCGTGTGCAATTCCACCTGCCCCCAGCGCCTGCGagagccgggggggggcagcgcccACACCCCtccctccacaggctgcagagccGGAGGGGGGGCCCAGGCTGGGTGGTCTGCGTGTGCATCCTGCcccccctcttccttccctccctcgcCCCTCCAAAacgcctcccccggccccatCCCACCTCCGTGGCATTTTCTGAACTCTAGTGTCCCGTCCCTGCCCCGTAGGTGAccccatcccctgtccccatTTCGATGCCATTCATTCCATGGATCTAAGGTATGTTGTACATACTGCCCAGAGTTGTCTTGCAAGTTAAGGCTTCCCTTTACTATAAgactataaataataaaaaaaaaaaaacttattttatcCTTCCCTGTGGTAGCCGCGTGTTTTTGGGG includes these proteins:
- the MAX gene encoding protein max isoform X3; this encodes MSDNDDIEVESDADKRAHHNALERKRRDHIKDSFHSLRDSVPSLQGEKQQASRAQILDKATEYIQYMRRKNHTHQQDIDDLKRQNALLEQQVRALEKARSSAQLQANYPSTDNSLYTNPKGSTISAFDGGSDSSSDSEPDEPQSRKKLRMEAS
- the MAX gene encoding protein max isoform X4; amino-acid sequence: MSDNDDIEVESDADKRAHHNALERKRRDHIKDSFHSLRDSVPSLQGEKASRAQILDKATEYIQYMRRKNHTHQQDIDDLKRQNALLEQQVRALEKARSSAQLQANYPSTDNSLYTNPKGSTISAFDGGSDSSSDSEPDEPQSRKKLRMEAS
- the MAX gene encoding protein max isoform X1 codes for the protein MSDNDDIEVESDEEQPRFQSAADKRAHHNALERKRRDHIKDSFHSLRDSVPSLQGEKQQASRAQILDKATEYIQYMRRKNHTHQQDIDDLKRQNALLEQQVRALEKARSSAQLQANYPSTDNSLYTNPKGSTISAFDGGSDSSSDSEPDEPQSRKKLRMEAS
- the UNC93B1 gene encoding protein unc-93 homolog B1, with product MEKDPSCYQDAAKMVAGDGLSAEGTETQLDDFVGAHPDYNEEEEEQKYYRRKRLGVVKNVLAASLAGTLTYGVYLGLLQMQLILHYDETYREVKYSNIQLEDIDRKVLMGINVTPIAALLYTPVLIRFFGTKWAMFLAVGIYALFVSSNYWERYYTLVPSAVAIGVAIVPLWASMGNYITRMAQKYYEYVNYKEEHVQEQQRAPRGACNTYIIIFQTIFYTCFHLSFVCAQMPMLFFLNNYLYQLNHTLFGVKHCGTLSHGTLPGFNKTVLQSLPRSINLIIVESALMAAAFLAMLVVLVLCGSAYRPTEEIDLRSIGWGNIFQLPFKHMRDYRLRHLFPLFIYSGFEVLFVCTGFSLNYGVCALGLENLAYLLMAYGFSASACSSLALCMLRLRRQIPLLAGALIHAALLVTLFCWAPEPRHLVQAPLLYSIAVLWGMGSALNKTGISILLGVLYEDKERQDFVFTIYHWWQALAIFTVYLWSGLPMKAKLSIMLLTLAVAVGAYLWMEHKVAQHVAYRLPRIPRPRHKMHGYRYLEDDDSDETGSEGDGGKDNNDEHPTEATGGEELPKDDGDQLG
- the MAX gene encoding protein max isoform X2; translation: MSDNDDIEVESDEEQPRFQSAADKRAHHNALERKRRDHIKDSFHSLRDSVPSLQGEKASRAQILDKATEYIQYMRRKNHTHQQDIDDLKRQNALLEQQVRALEKARSSAQLQANYPSTDNSLYTNPKGSTISAFDGGSDSSSDSEPDEPQSRKKLRMEAS